The Helianthus annuus cultivar XRQ/B chromosome 11, HanXRQr2.0-SUNRISE, whole genome shotgun sequence region CAATTTGGAGTATGTTGGATTCTACCTTAGCACAttcattgagaagattgaagcACATGAACTTGAGTTGAAAAAGATCAGAAAGATGAATTCTTCCAATGTTCAACAAGACGTTTCATTATACTACAAAGGAAGTTCTTTGGCAACAACGAATCTAAGCCCAAAGATCCAGACAGCTTTCAGTGCAGAATCGACATCCGGAGTTTCACCTGGCACATCAAGCAACAATAATTCACCATTTGCAAGTTTTAAACCAAATCCAAAGGTTCAAAACTCATCAGATCAATCTTATACCCAAAGTTCGTCAGGATCAAACAGTCAAAATCAAGGTCCAGGAATTCTGTGCAACATAGCGGTGAACATAAAGAATGCTCAAGACTTTACCGAATCATCCGCGAAACAACACATAGGACTACTTGCTTCGATGCTTGAATCTTATGAAAGTTTGGTTGCAGGTAGAATTGGGAACCCTGAtatgacaaaggaagattatgatcagatagatcctgaggAGCTGGAGTTGATCGATATCAAATGGGGAATGGCAAGCTTAGTGAGGAGAGCTCAAAGATTTATGGAAATAACTGGTCGGAACAGTCTTTCAGGACTGGATAGCAAGCTTGGTTTTGATAAATCAAAAGtcacatgtttcaaatgtaaagagAAGGGACATTTCAAACGTGAATGTCCAAATAGAGATGTCAACAATCATCAAAATCCGTTCTCAAACGACTACTACAGACAAGCAATCTATCATAAGACAAGTCAACAACCATTCACCCAAAGACCTCAGATCGAAAACAAGCCTGAAAAAGCTTTTTTAGTGAATCAGGATGATGAGAAGGttgctgaaggttttagctgggataagtatATCCCTGGTAGTGAGGGTATGGCCATGATGGCAGAGATTGTGGAAGAGCCTGAATGCGTTGTTGAAACAGAAGAAGTCAGTGaagtcatgtctgaagaaaactTGGCAGAACTTGAAGAAACAGCTGTACTATCAATCTGAACAGGAGATTATTGCTAGTTCTTTCAAATCAATAATGCCTCCTAATAtgtttgaatcttttgcaggtttttTCAGTGAGCCAACCACAGGATTATGCCCACAATACGACGCTGAGAAAGCTCCAGTTGAAGAGATAATAGACGTTTCCAAAGAAATGAATGAAGAGACTCTAAAGGGAATTGCTGATAAAGCGTTGGTGGCAAACTGAAAAAGGTAGAAACAGAATCTGTTGAAACAGAGTCTGTCAAGACAGAGTCGGTTGAAAGTATGTCTGTCGATACGGAGTCAATCAAAAAGGAGTCTGACGAAAAATAAGAAAAAGATTGAAGAGAATGAAAAGCTTAGGAAGCTGTTGCTGAGAAAGCCTAAGCCAAGGGAAGAGAAATTCAAGTCATTGTAAAGTTTGTGTTGAAGACCTGACTGGAGActccggcaatatccaagggggagtttgttggtgcataatgtctatagcCTACGTCTACATTCTAGGTCATGTCAATAGCTTGTAATAGAGGTCAAAATGTCaaatatgtaattttatatgttttggaagtcatttcgcacgaaatgacatttggtcatttcgtacgaaatcaaagtgtgtcatttcgtacgaaatgacatgtggtcatttcgtgcgaaatcagtTGCCTATATATAGGTTGTCTTGGTTTTTCATTTGGTACGAAATCAGTGTgtgtgcaacgaagtgctgcccaaTTTTCACCGTGTAATCAAGTTGAATATCAATGAAAAACCTGTTTTAAGTATAATTCTgtgtttctacacctttctatcacTGATTCTCAGTTGTttgactgtttccgcctttcaaacAGCTTAGTATTGACTCTGAACGACTCATATAGGtcgcaaaacgatcctacagtggTGATGATTGCCGACGAGGCACTTGCAGGAGAAAAAGATGATGAATACAGATGATAAAGTGGGTGAAGAAGATGGAGAATACAGATGATAATTATGTTAATAAATACtactcttttatttttatttttcttataaaTAAAAAAGATGTTAAAATTATCTGGGATgggaaaagactaaaatgcccctcatgtgaggggcatgTGACCAGGATTTAACAGTTGATTTGGATGGCGTTAGGGACGAGGAGTGAATTAGAGATAAGCTTCATAGACcagggagtaaaatgactatttttaaaggattggggCAAAACCAATAAAACAACCAAACCACtgggagcaaaacgaaagtttactctaGAATATTTCTAATTATTAcagagaaaataaaaaaaaccctacaaaaaaacataaaataaaaaactaCCTAAAAGTTATTACATGTTATATTTTTTCATTatttcttctttcattttcaacgTCATTGCTAATTGTGAACTGGTTAGGTGATCGACGGGGTTCAAGTTTTCTTGGTATCAAAATGGGTTGTTTGGGTCGTAGCCACGGTTAAAAGGATGCATTGTAGGATGTTgtggtttgattttataaaaataaagagATATGGTAGAAGAAGTagtgaagttgtaaaatatgtaaAAAATTGGTGGGTATTTATATTGGTTTAATAtgcaaatattttttttttaaattaaagtaGCCGTTTGGCAACGGCTATCCCCAACGGCTATATTGGACCAGTCAACCAAAGCCAGCCATGCCACCTCCCACCCCCCCCCCCGCCACACGTCAGCGGGGCAACGTCATGGCCAACGCTTGCCTGGTGTGGTCTACCCAGCGTTAAAGACTAACCGccgccccaacccacgccccacacCCCACAGTCTTAACTAGAAGAATCCCATAAAAAAGTGGTCCAGCCCTTTTCCTCTTGAGAAATCACGCCATAACTTCTCTACGCCGGTTCTTGTCACATATAAATTTGCTCCGTAAGTttataaaacaacactaaacagttaaataacaaaaaaaaaacatgttcaACCGATACCTAGtccataattttcaattttaactttcaaacattcaagccctagttttaaatgttgattagtaatcatttaaacaaacaaaacttaaaataaaaaataaaatcattatatatatatatatatataataataataataataataataataataataataataataatatataataataacattTAGGGTAGCTTCTTGGCTACAGTAGCCAAAGAAGCCCTCGTATTCAAAGTAATTACATAATTGCCATCCAACTATTTAAATCTTCCAATTGTGCCATGAGGCTTTCTATTATTGGACTATGTGATGGTTGTAATATTCTTATATATTACTAGCTTGTAAGAGTCAAATATACTTGTAAGGGGTCTCACATACGTTGATGATTATTGTAAATTATCTTGACATAGTGTTATGTGGAGATATACTAACTTGACGTAGTGTTGTGATTGGAAACCATcaccataaactttctgtttttcgAATTTGGCCATTACGATATACATGGTCGAGTTCACGTTTCAAATTTTTTACATCCGTCAAAATTTGGTATACGTGGGCATCAGGTACAAAAAGAGGTGACTTAAAAGATAAATAGGTAGTTTACGGTCGCTATAGCGGTGGTGGCGATGGTGAATCTTCCGACTGAAACCGCGGCGGGGCCAGAGGTCGCGGATGATGGGCTTATGGCAGTCGAGAAGTTGTGGTCAATTGGTTATGGGGGTATGAAATCCGACCACCACACCACCGCCATTGTTAACATCTTAGACGTTAGGTGGCGGTGAAAGAGAGAGAGCGAGAAACATAGTGGTGGTTCATGGTGGTCGTAACAAGCTGTGGTAGCAGAGATGGCGAACCGGAGGATGTCGTAACAAGTTGTGGTAGCAAAGGTGGcgaacaagagagagagagtagatAGAGATGATGGCGGTTTGGCAACGGTTGTTACAGGTGGGGGTGATGACCGATGTTGTTCTAGCCGATGCATTATGTGTTGGAGTTATTATCTTTAAAATAATTTCATGTGGATAAATAAATTCTCTAATTTAAACAATgatgtaattataaaattataaaattattGAAAATAAATACCACTGGATTTAAACAATTATACGGCAATTACGACTCAAAAAACATCGTATTAGTGTCAATATTATCGTAAGCGTTACCGATATTGTGTTTATGATTTTCGACTAATATAAAACATGTGTTAACATCCTTAATTATGGGCACAACTTTATTTATTGGGTCTTCTCTTTCGGTTGCTATATCGTGTGCCTTTAGCGTATCAATATCGTGTGTTTGTACTCTATTTATACTCTGATGAACCAAAGAGATACCGATCGAACTCCTACGCAACGCGTGGGTATTTTACTAGTTAAATACAAGTGTAGAAcaactaaaaaaatcaaaaaaaaatataaaaagatcaaactcttatACATTTATATTTTCTCCTAATCACCacataaaagaacaaaaaaacaatcaataaaaaaatgataaatctttgggttgggttgggttgggtttggGCTTGGGTAGTTAGGTTAATAAAATTAGATTGCAGATTAGGTTAAGTaaagtgaataagtggttaattaAAGAATAATTATAcaaattgtgttatatacttatatatataatcagtgtttattttttttataaattcattatatttttttttctaagaaGGGCGGTTGAAAATATTCAAGGGGCGCGGTTGAAAAAATCAAAAGGATGCGATTGAATTTTTGACGAAAATTAgcactaaaaatctttttttcAAGGGATGCGGCCACCCACCCACCATCGTGATCAAGGGCGTAGgatagtgggggcgggagggggcggctgaccccccgaacttttcgctcagtagtggagagtatgtagttttcgtatagaaatttttgggtatatacgttttcaaccccctgttttatagaaattttttggtgtGTACGTTTTCGATCCCCAATCAGAAATCTTAAGCTTCGCCATCATCATAGGTCCCCGCCCCTGCATGTATTATCAAAGTGTTCTTAGTTCGCTGATTCAATCAGCGATTTTGAATAAAAAACTTCGATTAAAGTGactgcctcttttgttttttacCCGACCGACCCATCTTTCAACTTTTACTTTCTTCACGTGACTGTTCTGCAGAAGAGTGTAGTATGCAGAACATAATAGTAGCCATTTACACTCAAATAGTAAAGTAATATTAAGTAGGCTAGCATGTGGTTTTGTGGAATCGTTCAGTAACAATGCAGAATGAATAGTATGAAATATGATAACGAATAGTCATATCGTTCCTTGCTTTGTAGAATCGTTACTgattccatatatatatatggacttCCTTTGGCTTATGAAGAACCATAACAGTTAACACCAAAGAACAAAAGGTGTGcacaatatatttttaactccCAATAGTTAGTTGTTTCATCTAACATCCAAAATGAGTTACGAAATGCATCCCGGTCCCCTTAGTAACGATGTGTTGTTTTTATACAATCAACACCGTGCTTTAGAGGTTTTTAAGCATCCAGAAAGTTACCGGTTACCCATCAATATAAAACGTTCTGATCGTTCCTTTTGGAAGGAAGTCAAGCAAAATCCTATTGGTGCACGCGTGGAAGTATACATACGTGTAGCAGGGTTTGGTGGGATCCTGGATAGTGGGTACCGTTATTTAGATCACGCGTTAATAAATGCATTAGTTGAGCGTTGGAGGCCGGAAACCCACACGTTTCATCTACCGTTCGGTGAAACGACTGTCACGTTACAAGACGTTAACGTGTTGTGGGGGTTACCAATAGAGGGGGTGCCGGTGTGTGGGGCGGACACTCCGATTTCATTTTCTGATGCAGCTTCGATGTGTGAAAATCTGTTGGGGTTTAGACCAACAGAAAATCAGATCCAAGGGAAAAGAATTAGCTCTGTTCGTATTTTGACTGAAATAAAGTCAGGTTTTTCAGAACATGACGCGACGGAAGAACAATGCATTATACGTGCACgtttaataatattttatttaataggTTGTACAGTATTTCCTGATAATGCGAACAACTGGATCTCTCTACATTTTTTGCACTACCTACACGATTTAAGAGCATGTTCTCAGATTAGCTGGGGCAGTTCTGTTTTAAGCAGTCTGTATAGAAACCTGTGTAACGCTACAGCACCCGCTGCTATAAGCGTTACCGGTCCAGTCTCTATTTTACAAGTGTGGGCGTGGGAGAGGATTCGTTGTGTTGCACCCGAGCCTAACAACCGGTTTAATTACAACGCACCGTTAGctgctcggtatgctaaaatcCGATTAAACACAAATCAGTTTAATTACTACGCATTAAACTATTTGGTAAAATTAGTATTTATTATACAATTGTTTTAACATATTAATTTTGTAGGTGGAAGGGGAGCCTAAGTCATGCTGACGCTCCTACACACTGCCTTAGATCGTATCGATCACAACTTCAATCTATTTTCGAGGGCATGGTATGCGAGTTAAAGAGTAATATATGTTTTTTGCTCCACATTGCTAAAcatttttttcttttagtttatCTGGAGACCTTACGATGCTGTTATGGATAGACTCCCGGCTATTTGCACTAGTGGCAGCCGAAGCTGGAGGAGCGCATGCCCTTTGATATACTGGGAGACTGTAGAGCACCATTATCCGCAACGGATTATGAGGCAGTTTGGCATGGTTCAACGTATACCTCCGAGTTTACCTATAACTGTTACTGAGCATGCAAGGCTGCATAAATTAACCAGGAATGGTAAAACAGGGTGGCATTGGGCAGTACATCATGGTCAGTATATTGATGCTTGGAACCTACGTCATCAAACCGTTGTAGACGGAGAAAGAATCACCTCTTATTCCGTCGCCGATGATTATATGGCGTGGTTCATGCGTCATACAGTACTATATTTGTCTAATCCAAGCTTACCACCAGTTCCCATGCGTGGATTTCAAGACGATGGAGCTCGAGTCCAAATGCtggtatatatatttatttttttattactcATGTAATAATGTTTTAAATTTTTTGATGTAAACTAACACTATCATTTTTTAGACGGACATGATGGGTGTGATACACCGATCAGATAATCTGGAGTTCACCCAAGGTGCCGCTTACCGGGCAATGGAAATGTCAAACCAACAAGGATATTCACAGTATCCGACTCATTTGGCAGCAAACCCGGTGGACCTAACCACATATCCTCGTCCTCAAAGGTTAGGCAGGCGACGCCGCCGTCAGCGTGGTGGTTCAAACGTTGAAGAACGTGTTGGTTCTGACTGGGGAAGAAATTTTGAACAAGGGGGTGCATCCGGTGTTCAAAACCAAATGAATCATGCGAATGTCCAATACCAAACCAATAGTGAGCATGTCCAAACCCAAAATAATCAACGATGTTATACAACCCAAGCATCACACATGCTGTCTTTTTTGCCAGACAACCAAAGTGACTATAGTTACTATGCACCAAATCAAAGTCACGAAGATCAACGTGCCTGTCATGCAAATGCACCACCAAACCCCTTAGATTGGGGCATGGACTTGAGCCTCTCTAATTATCAACCACCACCAAACTAGTAGTTTACTACTAAAAATGTATATCTCGTAAAATTattaattgtattttattttatagtGCTTTTATGATTCCAGTTTGtaataaattaatttttaaagTATTCTACTCATACAACGACTTTAGTTAAAATAATGTTGTTATACTTCATACAACGACTTTAAAAGGACTTTCATACGGCTATAGCAGATCTGAGAGAAAACCAATCTCCTTTTCAACCTTCTCAATACCCCATAGTTATTTATTGTACCTTGTAGGCATGAGCCACCATATGGATAAACAAGAAGTTGATGTATCTTTCTGTTCTCAACCAATCCAAAAATCGGAATTTTGGGCATTACTAGTGTTTTAGACCTTAACTGTATAACATAATTGTATCGCAATTATGCGTTTTGACCCGACCCGAACATATAACCCGAAACATAGCTATAGAAAAAAAGAATTTTTGGGTCACATGACTTTCCGCCCCTGTGAAAGTTTTGATCAACCTCTGCCACTGAATACAACTAATGATACAGAAGCATTCAAGCATATACATTTTTTAACTTCATTAAAACACGCCTCCGATTCCAAAAAGGCAAAAGACCAACAAATACAAAAAGCCCctgacccaaacgggcaaagagAAAACAAACCACAACATGTACAACAGATATTTACACAATTTCTTCCAACTTATAGATTCATAAGAAGATCTATTTTTTTCCCACCCAAATCCTCTTGATTTAACCTTCCCAAGGATGTCTTTCGGACTATGATTTGTGTCTTTGAAGATCGCCTCATTTCTACCTTTCCAGATGCACCAACATATAATTATCACAAGGGCGTTAATAATCTTTTTAGCTTTCTTTCCCAACTATGAAAACTTGTGAACTTCCATAAGGTCTTTCAATTCGAAAATGAAAAGTGGCGGCATGTTGCACCATGCGCTAAAGCCCATCCACACTCCATTCGCCGTCCCACACGCTGTAAATAGATGTTCCACTGATTTCTCCTATTCCCCACAATACGGACACATAATTCTTGTAGCTTATCTATCTAAATTCGCGCTCCAAGCCGTAAACATTTAAGGGGAACCCATTTGCACCAATGAAACTCCATGAGATGGATCGCCCATCTATCTTCCCCCTTCACCTTTTTAACCGACTTCACTGAGAAACTACCGAAATCATCACCCAACCATTTCTATGTGTCCTTTTCGTTGAGAAGTTACCTACACAACACAAAATAGACGACATCATGTAATAAAAGCTATGCTTTCAAATGATGTAATAAAAGTTATTGCATTAATGTTAATGAACCAGTAATGAATGTAAAAATCATTCACTACATTTGAAATAAAAGTTATTGCATTAATGTTATTTAGTAATAAAAGCTATGCTTTCAAACAAAAGAAATAGAACATGacatacaacaaaaaaaaaaaaaaaaaaaaaaaaaaaaaaaaaaaaaaacccaactaGGATTAAAAAAGTAGATTCATCATCTATCACTTAATTAATGATAGAATTAGAATGATTAAGCAGAATTTGCGATTCTGTGTGCGAGGCCATCTTGAATGATGTCCCCCCATAAATCTCAAGACCGTTCATGTGTTGTGAGGAGGGTTCATAAAGTTGTAGTTCTCTTACGTATAACCAAACCATCGCGTTTAGAAGTCTGTTCCATTATCGGTCGGCCATTCTTCCTGAATCCAATTATATAAGAATTAGGAGTAACTTGAACAGTGAATAGTTTTGTTGGAGCACCATTTTTCAACATCATCCATACGTCACAAAGTGGTTTTTGTGAATCTAGATGGTAACGATTATGCACAACAAGAGACTCGTTGATTTTAGATACCCACACTAGTGTACGGTGTGCTAACGTATCTGGAAGGTCTAGTTCTCCAAATTCTTCGCTTGTCAAATCAAATGAAATAATGCGACAACTATGTTTATTCCTATCATAAGAAACCCAATGAATAACCCAGTCAAAACTTCTGAAAAACCCATGCTCGAAACTGCCTTGGACGGTTTTACCACCTCAATTTTATTATGATGTTGTTTACACCAAGGACTGTTTGAGTGCCTTAGATATGGCTGGAAGGAAGGAGGCATATCCTCCATTTTGGGAGGTTGATTATGTGTATCTGTTGGGAAACAAGCGGTCTCAAAGAATCCCAACAACCCTCCCAGAGCTAACAATAGAGAAATATAACTGAACACAAGAATATACGTGGAAACTCCAAAACCGGAGAAAAACCACGGGCCTCCAGAGAGAAAGATCCACTATGCGACAAATTTTTACAATCACATAGACTAATCTCTCAAGCCTCCCCCCGCCCAATTACAACCACACTTCTCCGAAGCGTTTAACCAAAACCTTCCTACACTCTAAGACAAGAGAActagaaaagaaagaaagaaccAAACACTTCAAGTGTATTTTTGGTTGGGGCACTTTGAAACCAAAGCCTTGGACTCCTTTTATAAGCTTGTAGTCCTCCCAAGCTTTCATCCTTGCACCGATGTGGGATTGGCACATTTTTCATATAGCCAAAAACCTAACAAATCTCCACCTTggatatatgaaaaaaaaaaaacaaccacaTCAAAGGAACACCGTCTTCAACCGACGATCATACTCCACCATAAAAAAGTATCTCCACTTAGAATAGACCATTCTAAGAATTTCTTCTCGGCACATGTTGAAAAACCAGCTGAAAATTTATGGTGCAACTTCCCCGCTTGGCATACTCGGAAGTTCATCAGCCATCAACATCAATTTTTCACCACACATCTTGCATCTATGCCAACCCAATGCCCATGTGTAAATCCGTGAACCCACTAACAAATTGCATCCCCTTTCATGGTAGCGCGGGCATACCATAGGGATGACATAACTTCAAAAGAAATCATCACCGTCAACGACGGCGACATTGTTAGCTGTCTTGGAGCTGCTTGCCGAATCTGCTCCACCTGGACAATTTCTCTTGACATGCCCAGACTGTCCACACTTCCAGCATACAGGAATCTTCTGTGGGTGCTTCTTCTTCCCGTTCCCGCATATTAAAACCGTTCCTTCTGACGAAGTATGACCGCTACCGCCCAGTCTTTTCTCTTCAGACAATAGCTTCTCAGTAACATCCGCATACTTCAGGGTTTCTTTCCCATACATCAGAATGGGCTTCATATGCTCATAGGAAGA contains the following coding sequences:
- the LOC118484290 gene encoding serine/threonine-protein phosphatase 7 long form homolog codes for the protein MSYEMHPGPLSNDVLFLYNQHRALEVFKHPESYRLPINIKRSDRSFWKEVKQNPIGARVEVYIRVAGFGGILDSGYRYLDHALINALVERWRPETHTFHLPFGETTVTLQDVNVLWGLPIEGVPVCGADTPISFSDAASMCENLLGFRPTENQIQGKRISSVRILTEIKSGFSEHDATEEQCIIRARLIIFYLIGCTVFPDNANNWISLHFLHYLHDLRACSQISWGSSVLSSLYRNLCNATAPAAISVTGPVSILQVWAWERIRCVAPEPNNRFNYNAPLAARWKGSLSHADAPTHCLRSYRSQLQSIFEGMFIWRPYDAVMDRLPAICTSGSRSWRSACPLIYWETVEHHYPQRIMRQFGMVQRIPPSLPITVTEHARLHKLTRNGKTGWHWAVHHGQYIDAWNLRHQTVVDGERITSYSVADDYMAWFMRHTVLYLSNPSLPPVPMRGFQDDGARVQMLTDMMGVIHRSDNLEFTQGAAYRAMEMSNQQGYSQYPTHLAANPVDLTTYPRPQRLGRRRRRQRGGSNVEERVGSDWGRNFEQGGASGVQNQMNHANVQYQTNSEHVQTQNNQRCYTTQASHMLSFLPDNQSDYSYYAPNQSHEDQRACHANAPPNPLDWGMDLSLSNYQPPPN